The Capra hircus breed San Clemente chromosome 2, ASM170441v1, whole genome shotgun sequence genome window below encodes:
- the CDK5R2 gene encoding cyclin-dependent kinase 5 activator 2 codes for MGTVLSLSPASSAKGRRPGGLPEEKKKAPPAGDEALGGYGAPPAGKGGKGESRLKRPSVLISALTWKRLVAASAKKKKGSKKVTPKPASTGPDPLVQQRNRENLLRKGRDPPDGGGAAKPLAVPVPTVPAAAATCEPPSGGSAGVPPPGSDGGKPPPPPPPAPQAAPPVPGGSPRRVIVQASTGELLRCLGDFVCRRCYRLKELSPGELVGWFRGVDRSLLLQGWQDQAFITPANLVFVYLLCRESLRGDELASAAELQAAFLTCLYLAYSYMGNEISYPLKPFLVEPDKERFWQRCLRLIQRLSPQMLRLNADPHFFTQVFQDLKNEGEASASAGGPPNGGAPAAPSTSSSSSAARDSCATGAKHWTMNLDR; via the coding sequence ATGGGCACGGTGCTGTCTCTTTCCCCCGCCTCCTCGGCCAAGGGCCGGAGGCCCGGCGGGCTGCCCGAGGAGAAGAAGAAGGCGCCGCCCGCGGGAGACGAGGCGCTGGGGGGCTACGGGGCGCCGCCAGCGGGCAAGGGCGGCAAAGGCGAGAGCCGGCTCAAACGGCCGTCCGTGCTCATCTCCGCGCTCACCTGGAAGCGCCTTGTCGCCGCGTCCGCCAAGAAGAAGAAAGGCAGCAAGAAGGTGACGCCCAAGCCAGCGTCCACCGGCCCCGACCCCCTGGTCCAACAGCGCAACCGCGAGAACCTTCTCCGCAAAGGTCGGGATCCCCCCGACGGCGGCGGTGCCGCCAAGCCCCTGGCGGTGCCCGTGCCCACTGTACCCGCGGCCGCCGCCACCTGCGAGCCGCCGTCGGGGGGCAGCGCCGGCGTTCCGCCGCCAGGCTCGGACGGAGggaagccgccgccgccgccgcccccagcCCCGCAGGCGGCGCCGCCGGTCCCTGGCGGCTCGCCGCGGCGGGTCATCGTCCAGGCTTCTACCGGCGAGCTGCTGCGCTGCCTGGGCGACTTCGTGTGCCGGCGCTGCTACCGTCTCAAGGAGCTGAGCCCGGGCGAGCTGGTGGGCTGGTTCCGCGGAGTGGACCGCTCGCTGCTGCTGCAGGGCTGGCAAGACCAGGCCTTCATTACTCCCGCCAACCTGGTGTTCGTGTACCTGCTGTGCCGCGAGTCGCTGCGCGGGGACGAGCTGGCGTCGGCCGCCGAGCTGCAGGCCGCCTTCCTCACCTGCCTCTACCTCGCCTACTCCTACATGGGCAACGAGATCTCCTACCCGCTCAAGCCCTTCCTCGTGGAGCCCGACAAGGAGCGCTTCTGGCAACGCTGCCTGCGCCTCATCCAGCGGCTCAGCCCGCAGATGCTGCGGCTCAACGCCGACCCCCACTTCTTCACGCAGGTCTTCCAAGACCTCAAGAACGAGGGCGAGGCCTCCGCCAGCGCCGGGGGTCCACCCAACGGGGGCGCGCCCGCGgccccctccacctcctcctcctcctcggccgCCAGGGACAGCTGCGCGACTGGAGCCAAGCACTGGACTATGAACTTGGACCGCTAG